In Tachysurus vachellii isolate PV-2020 chromosome 12, HZAU_Pvac_v1, whole genome shotgun sequence, the following are encoded in one genomic region:
- the LOC132855054 gene encoding tripartite motif-containing protein 16-like isoform X1: MCTKSSSSFSLSEGSGEPFLIPEKTKVRVSLSCILSLCEFRKMAEASISVDQFSVDQFICPVCLDLLKDPVSLSCGHSFCKVCINDCWDQEDQSGVYSCPQCRDTFTPRPVLRRNNMLAEVVEKLKKTEVQAASLDHCYAGPGDVECDFCTERKQKAVKYCLMCVASFCETHLKPHLEIPVLKKHKLFEVSGNLEEKICTKHDKELEIYCHTDQSFICYLCRVDKHRGHDTVTAAEERTEKQNELQVEQLKSQQRLQEKQKKVQELKQAVNTIKLIAQTEVEDNERIFTELISFMEKKHSEVTEMIRAQEKAELSRTERLLEQLEQEIDDLQRRITEMEKLSHTHDDIHFLQEIEDLVFGRRSLPYDRPDFQSDLCEDSSSVTFNQHLSFQRVWKSLFDLKKRLEEICQDEFIKIPEDVEDVQILLSEPSRDEFLKYFCDLTLDPNTVNHHLVLSEENKAVSSSKTNQQYSDHPERFDYYSQVLSKESVCGRCYWEVEWSNRRFLLISVSYKDISRKGRGIECWFGGNNQSWSLECSPSSLFFWHNALKTDLRVPSSPRIGVYVDHSAGTLSFYSVSDTMKLLHRVHTTFTQPLYAGFWFSRDVLCKSTVRLCDQKQ, encoded by the exons ATGTGTACTAaaagctcctcctccttctctctctcagaagGAAGTGGCGAGCCATTCCTCATTCCAGAGAAAACGAAAGTCAGAGTTTCCCTCTCATGTATTCTGTCACTGTGTGAGTTCAGAAAAATGGCTGAGGCGAGTATTTCAGTAGATCAGTTTTCAGTGGATCAGTTCatctgtccagtgtgtctggatctCCTGAAGGATCCGGTGAGTCTCTCCtgtggtcacagtttctgtaaggtgtgtattaatgaCTGCTGGGATCAGGAGGATCAGAGCGGAGTATATAGCTGTCCTCAGTGCAGAGACACTTTCACACCAAGGCCTGTTCTACGCAGAAACAACATGCTGGCTGAAgtggtggagaaactgaagaagactgAAGTTCAAGCTGCTTCTCTTGATCACTGTTACGCTGGAcctggagatgtggagtgtgatttcTGCACCGAGAGGAAACAAAAAGCTGTCAAGTACTGTCTGATGTGTGTGGCTTCATTTTGTGAAACTCATCTCAAACCTCATCTTGAAATTCCTGTTTTGAAAAAGCACAAGTTATTCGAAGTCTCTGGAAATCTAGAAGAGAAGATCTGCACTAAACATGATAAAGAGCTGGAGATCTACTGTCACACTGACCAAAGCTTCATCTGTTATCTGTGTAGGGTGGATAAACACAGAGGTCATGACACAGTCACAGCTGCAGAAGAAAGAACTGAAAAACAG AATGAGCTACAGGTGGAGCAGCTGAAATCCCAGCAGAGActccaggagaagcagaagaaggtgcaggagctgaaacaggCTGTGAACACTATAAAG CTCATTGCACAGACAGAGGTGGAGGACAATGAGAGGATCTTTACTGAGCTGATCAGCTTCATGGAGAAAAAGCACTCGGAGGTGACGGAgatgatcagagctcaggagaaggCTGAACTGAGTCGAACTGAACGACTCCTGGAGcaactggagcaggagattgaTGATCTTCAGAGGAGAATCACTGAGATGgagaagctttcacacacacacgatgacaTCCATTTCCTCCAGGAAATCGAG GATTTAGTCTTCGGTCGTCGCTCTCTTCCATATGATAGACCAGATTttcagtctgatctctgtgaggATTCATCCAGCGTCACTTTCAATCAACATCTCTCATTTCAGAGAGTGTGGAAATCTCTCTTTGATCTGAAAAAGAGACTCGAGGAAATCTGTCAGGATGAATTCATCAAAATCCCTGAAGATG TTGAGGACGTTCAGATTTTACTCTCAGAGCCGAGCAGAGACGAGTTTCTAAAAT ATTTCTGTGATCTGACTCTGGATCCCAACACAGTAAATCATCACCTCGTTCTGTCTGAGGAGAACAAAGCGGTGTCGAGCAGCAAGACAAATCAGCAATACTCTgatcatccagagagatttgactaCTACAGTCAGGTTCTGagtaaggagagtgtgtgtggacgctgttactgggaggtggagtggagcAATCGGAGATTTCTGTTGATATCAGTCTCATATAAAGACATCAGCAGGAAAGGTCGGGGTattgagtgctggtttggaggCAACAATCAGTCCTGGAGTCTGGAAtgttctccttcttctctcttcttctggCACAACGCCTTAAAGACTGATCTCAGAGTTCCATCATCCCccagaataggagtgtatgtggatcacagtgcaggaactctgtccttctacagtgtctctgacaccatgaagctcctccacagagtccacaccacattcactcagcctctataCGCTGGGTTCTGGTTCAGCCGGGATGTTTTGTGTAAATCAACTGTGAGGTTGTGTGATCAAAAGCAATAA
- the LOC132855054 gene encoding tripartite motif-containing protein 16-like protein isoform X2, with the protein MCTKSSSSFSLSEGSGEPFLIPEKTKVRVSLSCILSLCEFRKMAEASISVDQFSVDQFICPVCLDLLKDPVSLSCGHSFCKVCINDCWDQEDQSGVYSCPQCRDTFTPRPVLRRNNMLAEVVEKLKKTEVQAASLDHCYAGPGDVECDFCTERKQKAVKYCLMVDKHRGHDTVTAAEERTEKQNELQVEQLKSQQRLQEKQKKVQELKQAVNTIKLIAQTEVEDNERIFTELISFMEKKHSEVTEMIRAQEKAELSRTERLLEQLEQEIDDLQRRITEMEKLSHTHDDIHFLQEIEDLVFGRRSLPYDRPDFQSDLCEDSSSVTFNQHLSFQRVWKSLFDLKKRLEEICQDEFIKIPEDVEDVQILLSEPSRDEFLKYFCDLTLDPNTVNHHLVLSEENKAVSSSKTNQQYSDHPERFDYYSQVLSKESVCGRCYWEVEWSNRRFLLISVSYKDISRKGRGIECWFGGNNQSWSLECSPSSLFFWHNALKTDLRVPSSPRIGVYVDHSAGTLSFYSVSDTMKLLHRVHTTFTQPLYAGFWFSRDVLCKSTVRLCDQKQ; encoded by the exons ATGTGTACTAaaagctcctcctccttctctctctcagaagGAAGTGGCGAGCCATTCCTCATTCCAGAGAAAACGAAAGTCAGAGTTTCCCTCTCATGTATTCTGTCACTGTGTGAGTTCAGAAAAATGGCTGAGGCGAGTATTTCAGTAGATCAGTTTTCAGTGGATCAGTTCatctgtccagtgtgtctggatctCCTGAAGGATCCGGTGAGTCTCTCCtgtggtcacagtttctgtaaggtgtgtattaatgaCTGCTGGGATCAGGAGGATCAGAGCGGAGTATATAGCTGTCCTCAGTGCAGAGACACTTTCACACCAAGGCCTGTTCTACGCAGAAACAACATGCTGGCTGAAgtggtggagaaactgaagaagactgAAGTTCAAGCTGCTTCTCTTGATCACTGTTACGCTGGAcctggagatgtggagtgtgatttcTGCACCGAGAGGAAACAAAAAGCTGTCAAGTACTGTCTGAT GGTGGATAAACACAGAGGTCATGACACAGTCACAGCTGCAGAAGAAAGAACTGAAAAACAG AATGAGCTACAGGTGGAGCAGCTGAAATCCCAGCAGAGActccaggagaagcagaagaaggtgcaggagctgaaacaggCTGTGAACACTATAAAG CTCATTGCACAGACAGAGGTGGAGGACAATGAGAGGATCTTTACTGAGCTGATCAGCTTCATGGAGAAAAAGCACTCGGAGGTGACGGAgatgatcagagctcaggagaaggCTGAACTGAGTCGAACTGAACGACTCCTGGAGcaactggagcaggagattgaTGATCTTCAGAGGAGAATCACTGAGATGgagaagctttcacacacacacgatgacaTCCATTTCCTCCAGGAAATCGAG GATTTAGTCTTCGGTCGTCGCTCTCTTCCATATGATAGACCAGATTttcagtctgatctctgtgaggATTCATCCAGCGTCACTTTCAATCAACATCTCTCATTTCAGAGAGTGTGGAAATCTCTCTTTGATCTGAAAAAGAGACTCGAGGAAATCTGTCAGGATGAATTCATCAAAATCCCTGAAGATG TTGAGGACGTTCAGATTTTACTCTCAGAGCCGAGCAGAGACGAGTTTCTAAAAT ATTTCTGTGATCTGACTCTGGATCCCAACACAGTAAATCATCACCTCGTTCTGTCTGAGGAGAACAAAGCGGTGTCGAGCAGCAAGACAAATCAGCAATACTCTgatcatccagagagatttgactaCTACAGTCAGGTTCTGagtaaggagagtgtgtgtggacgctgttactgggaggtggagtggagcAATCGGAGATTTCTGTTGATATCAGTCTCATATAAAGACATCAGCAGGAAAGGTCGGGGTattgagtgctggtttggaggCAACAATCAGTCCTGGAGTCTGGAAtgttctccttcttctctcttcttctggCACAACGCCTTAAAGACTGATCTCAGAGTTCCATCATCCCccagaataggagtgtatgtggatcacagtgcaggaactctgtccttctacagtgtctctgacaccatgaagctcctccacagagtccacaccacattcactcagcctctataCGCTGGGTTCTGGTTCAGCCGGGATGTTTTGTGTAAATCAACTGTGAGGTTGTGTGATCAAAAGCAATAA